From Musa acuminata AAA Group cultivar baxijiao chromosome BXJ3-8, Cavendish_Baxijiao_AAA, whole genome shotgun sequence, one genomic window encodes:
- the LOC135644261 gene encoding uncharacterized protein LOC135644261, translating to MVIVPSSILLQSHQKTITLYSRFCWSILPSKPAQRTSKPAPPRPPLPAFAFRGDDDEDDIQREISRQASKNKSLRKIEEQHKKAMEEDPSSFDYDGVYDKMKGKIARPKVQDRTERNSKYIETLMEKAKQREGEHEIVYERKLLKERSKDDHLFADKEKFVTGAYKKKIAEQEKWLDEERLRQIREERDDVTKKSDLSDFYFGLGENVAFGAQSEDATKRKEQKLPGGTLAVPEHGPTEKNAQTDYTRDTEKDDTQAKTSNNSEQAVELTTSDVTVKDYDDGDKLAAVDQSTERYTRGDDALASARERFSNSKKSKIAVGKQLFRLYLALISGVKIGIL from the exons GTTCTGTTGGTCAATTCTGCCTTCGAAGCCAGCGCAGAGgacctcgaagccagctcctcctcgccctccccttcctgccttcgctttccgcggcgacgacgacgaggatgacatccagagggaaatctcacggcaggcgtcCAAAAACAAGTCTCTCCGGAAG atcgaggagcagcacaaaaaggcaatggaagaggatccctcgtCCTTCGACTACGATGGGGTTTACGAcaagatgaaggggaagattgcgcgccccaaggttcaggatcgaacggagagaaat TCAAAGTATATAGAAACACTTATGGAGAAAGCAAAACAACGTGAGGGGGAACATGAAATTGTATATGAGAGGAAGCTGCTGAAAGAGAGGAGCAAGGATGATCACCTTTTTGCAGATAAGGAAAAGTTTGTAACCGGTGCCTACAAGAAAAAGATAGCAGAACAAGAAAAATGGTTAGACGAAGAGAGGTTGCGCCAAATTCGTGAAGAAAGAGATGAT GTAACCAAGAAGAGTGACTTGAGCGATTTTTACTTTGGGCTCGGTGAGAATGTAGCTTTTGGTGCTCAGTCAGAAGATGCCACAAAACGGAAGGAACAAAAGCTACCCGGAGGCACTTTAGCGGTACCTGAACATGGCCCTACTGAGAAGAATGCACAGACAGATTATACTCGGGATACAGAGAAAGATGATACCCAAGCCAAGACTTCAAACAACTCTGAGCAAGCTGTAGAGTTAACAACATCAGATGTTACTGTAAAAGATTACGATGATGGTGATAAATTGGCAGCTGTGGATCAATCAACTGAACGTTACACGAGAGGTGATGACGCATTGGCTTCAGCAAGAGAGCGTTTTTCTAACTCGAAAAAGAGCAAGATAGCAGTTGGAAAGCAGTTGTTTCGTCTCTATTTAGCACTTATATCTGGAGTTAAAATTGGTATTCTCTGA